A single window of Sphaerodactylus townsendi isolate TG3544 linkage group LG05, MPM_Stown_v2.3, whole genome shotgun sequence DNA harbors:
- the FUBP1 gene encoding far upstream element-binding protein 1 isoform X2 — protein MADYSTVPPPSSGAPGGGGGGGGGVNDAFKDALQRARQIAAKIGGESGTSVNSNDYGYGGQKRPLEDGDGSWTSPSSTTHWEGMPSPFKDQPEPKKVAPPNNDSFGSQLPPMHQQQRSVMTEEYKVPDGMVGFIIGRGGEQISRIQQESGCKIQIAPDSGGLPERSCMLTGTPESVQSAKRLLDQIVEKGRPTPGFHHGDGPGNAVQELMIPASKAGLVIGKGGETIKQLQERAGVKMVMIQDGPQNTGADKPLRITGDPYKVQQAKEMVLDLIRDQGGFREVRNEYGSRIGGNEGLDVPIPRFAVGIVIGRNGEMIKKIQNDAGVRIQFKPDDGTTPDRIAQITGPPDRCQHAAEIITDLLRSVQAGNPGGPGPGGRGRGRGQGNWNMGPPGGLQEFNFIVPTGKTGLIIGKGGETIKSISQQSGARIELQRNPPPNADPNMKLFTIRGTPQQIDYARQLIEEKIGGPVNPLGPPVPHGPHGVVPGPHGPPGPPPGAPMGPYNPAPYTPGPPGPAPHGPPAPYAPQGWGNAYPHWQPPNPPDPGKPTDPNSAAWAAYYAHYYQQQAQPPPAAPPSAPPATQTNGQGDQPNQAPAGQVDYTKAWEEYYKKMGQAVPAPAGAPPAGQPDYSAAWAEYYRQQAAYYAQTSPQGMPQHPPAPQGQ, from the exons ATTGCAGCCAAAATTGGAGGTGAATCAGGGACATCGGTGAATTCAAATGATTACGGTTATGGGGGACAGAAAAGGCCTCTTGAAGATGGAG ATGGCTCTTGGACAAGTCCGAGCAGTACAACACACTGGGAGGGAATGCCCTCTCCTTTTAAAG ATCAACCTGAGCCTAAGAAAGTTGCTCCTCCAAATAATGATT CTTTTGGAAGTCAGTTACCACCTATGCATCAGCAACAGAG GTCTGTAATGACAGAAGAATATAAAGTTCCTGATGGCATGGTTGGATTCA TAATTGGTAGAGGAGGAGAACAAATTTCCCGTATACAACAAGAATCTGGATGCAAAATACAGATTGCACCTG ATAGTGGAGGTCTTCCTGAAAGATCTTGCATGTTAACTGGGACTCCAGAATCCGTGCA gtCTGCAAAACGGTTACTTGACCAAATAGTTGAAAAAGGAAGACCCACACCAGGATTCCATCATGGTGATGGTCCAGGAAATGCCGTCCAGGAACTTATGATTCCAGCTAGCAAAGCAGGATTGGTTATTGGGAAAGGTGGAGAAACAATAAAACAGCTTCAG GAGCGAGCTGGAGTTAAGATGGTTATGATTCAAGATGGTCCACAGAACACTGGAGCAGATAAACCTCTGAGGATCACAGGAGATCCTTACAAAGTTCAA CAAGCAAAGGAGATGGTTTTAGACCTAATTCGTGATCAAGGTGGTTTTAGAGAAGTACGCAATGAATATGGGTCAAGAATAGGAGGAAACGAAGGACTAGAT GTCCCAATACCACGATTTGCTGTTGGCATTGTAATTGGAAGAAATGGAGAAATGATTAAAAAGATACAGAACGATGCTGGTGTCAGGATCCAGTTTAAACCAG ATGATGGAACAACTCCAGACAGAATAGCTCAAATTACTGGACCTCCAGATAGATGCCAACATGCAGCAGAAATTATTACAGATCTTCTTCGAAGTGTTCAG gCTGGCAATCCTGGTGGTCCAGGGCCTGGTGGTCGTGGAAGAGGTAGAGGACAAGGAAACTGGAATATGGGGCCTCCTGGTGGACTGCAAGAATTTAATTTTATTGTTCCCACTGGAAAAACTGGATTAATTATTGGAAAAG GTGGTGAAACTATTAAGAGTATCAGCCAACAATCTGGTGCTAGAATTGAACTTCAGAGAAACCCTCCACCAAATGCAGATCCCAACATGAAATTGTTCACTATTCGGGGGACACCACAGCAGATTGATTATGCTCGACAGCTTATAGAAGAGAAGATTGGC GGTCCAGTGAATCCTTTGGGTCCTCCTGTGCCGCATGGTCCTCATGGTGTTGTTCCTGGCCCACATGGGCCTCCTGGGCCTCCTCCTGGTGCCCCCATGGGACCTTACAATCCTGCTCCTTATACTCCTGGCCCTCCTGGTCCAGCACCTCA TGGCCCTCCAGCACCATATGCTCCACAAGGCTGGGGTAATGCTTATCCACACTGGCAGCCACCAAATCCTCCTGATCCAG GTAAGCCAACAGATCCTAATTCAGCAGCATGGGCAGCCTATTATGCTCACTACTATCAGCAACAAGCGCAGCCACCACCTGCAGCTCCACCTAGTGCACCACCAGCCACGCAGACCAATGGACAAG GAGATCAGCCAAATCAAGCACCAGCAGGGCAGGTAGATTACACCAAGGCATGGGAAGAGTACTATAAAAAAATGG GTCAGGCAGTTCCAGCTCCAGCGGGGGCACCACCAGCAGGTCAGCCTGATTATAGTGCAGCATGGGCCGAATACTATAGACAGCAGGCAGCCTATTATGCCCAGACAAGTCCACAAGGAATGCCGCAACATCCTCCAGCACCCCAG GGCCAATAA